Proteins from a genomic interval of Francisella salimarina:
- a CDS encoding DUF1841 family protein, giving the protein MILSQDRYELRKLFIDSWAKFLDKKPLTAIEEQISRIIELHPEYHKQITIENIDKDYSPEMGQINPFLHISLHLAIIEQVQTNRPIGINTTYHQLLSKNNNDEHKVHHLMIDYLAEEMWLSQKYNTLPDEQNYLTKLQELVLK; this is encoded by the coding sequence ATGATTCTCTCTCAAGACAGATATGAACTTCGTAAGCTTTTTATAGATAGTTGGGCTAAGTTTTTAGATAAAAAACCACTCACAGCCATTGAAGAACAAATATCTAGAATAATAGAGTTACACCCTGAGTATCATAAACAAATTACTATTGAAAACATTGACAAAGATTATTCGCCTGAAATGGGACAAATAAATCCTTTTTTGCATATTAGCCTTCACTTAGCAATTATTGAACAAGTACAAACTAATCGCCCTATCGGGATAAATACCACATATCATCAGCTACTTAGTAAAAACAACAATGATGAGCATAAAGTACACCATCTTATGATAGACTATCTAGCAGAGGAAATGTGGCTGTCACAAAAATACAATACTCTACCAGATGAACAGAATTATTTAACTAAATTACAAGAGTTAGTACTTAAATAA
- the nth gene encoding endonuclease III, whose protein sequence is MNRQKRIQIFETWKKNDPNPTTELEYSSNFELLIAVILSAQATDVSVNKATQVLYKIANTPEAIYALGEQKLAQYIKSIGLYKTKAKNVIATCKDLIEKFDSQVPDNFDDLISLAGVGRKTANVVLNTAFNQPTMAVDTHIFRLTNRIPLAKGKNVNEVEKKLLHVIPKQYLQDAHHWIILHGRYICTAQKPKCRNCIIFEYCEFKDKEKYL, encoded by the coding sequence ATGAATAGACAAAAAAGAATACAAATTTTTGAAACTTGGAAAAAAAATGATCCCAACCCAACAACTGAACTTGAATACAGTTCTAATTTTGAACTATTAATTGCGGTTATTTTATCAGCTCAAGCAACAGATGTCAGTGTGAATAAGGCAACACAAGTTTTATATAAAATAGCTAATACTCCTGAAGCAATATATGCTCTTGGAGAACAAAAGTTAGCCCAATATATTAAATCTATTGGGTTATATAAAACTAAAGCAAAAAATGTGATCGCAACATGTAAAGATTTAATCGAAAAATTTGATAGCCAAGTTCCTGATAACTTCGATGATCTAATATCTCTAGCGGGTGTCGGTAGAAAAACTGCAAATGTAGTTCTTAACACAGCATTTAATCAACCAACTATGGCGGTTGATACTCATATTTTTAGACTTACAAATCGTATACCGTTAGCCAAAGGTAAAAATGTCAATGAAGTTGAAAAAAAACTTTTACATGTAATTCCAAAACAGTATCTTCAAGATGCACACCATTGGATAATACTACATGGTAGATATATATGCACAGCTCAAAAACCAAAATGTCGTAATTGTATAATTTTTGAGTACTGTGAATTTAAGGATAAGGAAAAATATTTATGA
- a CDS encoding RnfABCDGE type electron transport complex subunit B has translation MIISIEAIDKILPQTQCQKCTYDDCYSYAKAITNGENHNKCITGGEKTLKELSKLLNKPEIPLDDSLGQHKPRAVAKIDESMCIGCEKCLLACPVDAIVGSKKLMHTIIESECTGCELCIEPCPMDCISLVDLATDMQPDNLYEKQYTHQKNHFRDRYEYHKYRVSQTKAKQRAVYKNIATAQEIDKKAYIAASLAKYKNRKKKAL, from the coding sequence ATGATTATATCCATAGAAGCAATAGATAAAATATTACCGCAAACACAGTGCCAAAAATGTACTTATGATGACTGCTATAGTTATGCTAAAGCTATTACGAATGGCGAAAATCATAATAAGTGTATAACCGGCGGAGAAAAGACTTTAAAAGAATTATCTAAACTTTTAAATAAACCTGAGATACCACTTGATGACTCACTTGGTCAACACAAACCTCGTGCTGTAGCAAAGATTGATGAGTCTATGTGTATTGGTTGTGAGAAATGTTTACTTGCATGTCCTGTTGATGCTATTGTTGGTTCAAAAAAACTGATGCACACTATAATTGAGTCAGAATGTACTGGTTGCGAACTTTGTATTGAACCATGTCCTATGGATTGTATATCTCTAGTTGATTTAGCTACAGATATGCAACCTGATAATCTTTATGAGAAACAGTATACTCACCAGAAGAATCATTTCAGAGATAGATATGAATACCACAAATATAGAGTAAGTCAAACAAAAGCCAAGCAAAGAGCTGTCTATAAAAATATTGCTACTGCTCAAGAAATAGATAAAAAGGCTTATATTGCAGCTTCATTAGCAAAATATAAAAATAGAAAGAAAAAGGCTTTATAG
- the grxB gene encoding glutaredoxin 2: MKIYLYHHCPYCIKVRLVADLSKLDYEMIILANDDEKSHIDRIGSKQVPFLEKDDGTFIIESDEICKFIARTQNFEIAESTIDNYAKESVAKLAEHYRRIVYPRIPHHPRNECDFPTQSAKEYFINKKSQYIGDFDSLLKNPPYDSILEINKILKEIEPFVKIPFINGDNFSWDDINIFPIFFILTMARDLLEVPDNINSYIKSIETKTNIELY; this comes from the coding sequence ATGAAAATATATCTTTACCATCACTGCCCGTATTGTATAAAAGTTAGACTAGTGGCAGATCTTAGCAAATTAGACTATGAGATGATAATCTTAGCGAATGATGATGAAAAATCTCATATAGACAGAATTGGCTCTAAGCAAGTTCCTTTTCTAGAGAAAGACGATGGTACTTTTATAATAGAGAGTGATGAAATCTGTAAGTTTATAGCCCGCACTCAAAATTTTGAGATAGCAGAATCAACGATTGATAATTACGCCAAAGAGTCTGTTGCTAAACTAGCTGAGCATTATCGTAGGATAGTATACCCTCGCATTCCTCATCACCCTCGTAATGAATGTGATTTCCCAACACAAAGTGCAAAAGAGTATTTTATAAACAAGAAATCTCAATACATTGGGGATTTTGATTCTTTACTTAAAAATCCTCCCTACGACTCAATTTTAGAAATTAATAAAATCCTCAAAGAGATAGAACCTTTTGTCAAAATACCTTTCATCAATGGAGATAATTTTTCTTGGGATGATATAAATATTTTTCCAATATTCTTCATACTAACCATGGCTAGGGATTTACTTGAGGTTCCTGATAATATTAATAGTTACATAAAAAGTATAGAAACCAAAACAAATATAGAACTATATTAA
- a CDS encoding patatin-like phospholipase family protein, translating to MTILRNIFLILLTLILTNCSVNRNPVPKEYAQKANIKDYETVRAHGYGKNQFFQKDLEQSLVKYLSSQDSNPKIDILALSGGGSDGAFSAGIVNGWSQSGKRPEFYLVTGISTGALVAPFAFLGEKYDQRLKEAFTTISAKDVFEINITDAILGNSSSLASTEPLKKLIEKYLTEEVLMDIIKAHNQGRRLYVGTTNLDNQRVNIWNIGEIAIQPDKEKSLALIRKILLASASIPVAFPPVKFDVKVDHKDYDELHVDGGMMTEVFLYGFSVDFSEALNKINYHDEIDKSLYIIRNSKIHKDYVPVDQSFLSIGTKALFTLTTSQGVGDLFRIYYLSMKDGFKYNFTYIPYSYNPISQEPFDNLEMNQLYELGYKMGKSQDYWKHSPANITF from the coding sequence ATGACTATACTCAGAAATATATTTTTAATACTATTAACTCTAATTCTTACTAATTGTTCTGTAAATAGGAATCCCGTCCCAAAAGAATATGCTCAAAAAGCAAATATAAAGGACTATGAAACAGTTAGAGCTCACGGATATGGTAAAAATCAATTTTTCCAAAAAGATTTAGAGCAAAGTCTAGTAAAGTATTTATCAAGCCAAGATAGCAATCCTAAAATAGATATTTTAGCACTTTCAGGTGGAGGTAGTGATGGAGCATTCAGTGCAGGAATTGTTAATGGTTGGTCCCAGTCTGGCAAAAGGCCTGAATTCTATTTAGTTACTGGTATTAGCACTGGAGCCTTAGTAGCACCGTTTGCTTTTTTAGGTGAGAAATATGATCAAAGATTAAAAGAAGCATTTACAACAATTTCAGCTAAAGATGTGTTTGAAATTAATATTACTGATGCTATATTAGGTAACTCTTCATCACTAGCTTCCACAGAGCCATTAAAAAAACTTATTGAAAAATATCTAACTGAAGAAGTTCTAATGGATATTATCAAAGCACATAATCAAGGCAGAAGATTATATGTTGGTACGACTAACCTTGACAACCAAAGAGTCAATATCTGGAATATTGGAGAGATTGCAATCCAACCAGATAAAGAAAAATCTCTAGCACTTATCAGAAAGATATTACTAGCATCTGCATCTATACCTGTAGCGTTTCCTCCAGTAAAATTTGATGTCAAAGTAGACCACAAAGACTATGATGAATTACATGTTGATGGCGGTATGATGACAGAGGTGTTTTTATACGGTTTTAGTGTTGATTTTTCAGAGGCTTTAAACAAAATCAACTATCATGATGAAATTGATAAATCATTATATATAATTCGCAATAGCAAAATTCATAAAGATTATGTTCCTGTTGATCAAAGTTTTTTATCAATAGGAACTAAAGCTCTATTCACTTTAACTACATCTCAAGGTGTAGGTGATTTGTTCAGAATATATTACCTAAGCATGAAAGATGGTTTTAAATATAATTTCACATACATCCCATATAGTTACAATCCGATATCACAAGAACCATTTGATAATCTAGAAATGAATCAGTTATACGAATTAGGCTATAAAATGGGTAAAAGTCAAGACTATTGGAAGCACTCTCCTGCCAATATAACTTTTTAA
- a CDS encoding peptide MFS transporter, producing MLKDLRTKQSFTIAAITFWGQFATYSFNAILILYLTKSVLDYGIGFSESHAYSFQGIYKAMNYAIIMFGGYIADRYLGLRRSIFWGSLLLAFAYLAVFLSGFMVHVSSEFFIFAFALVPVCGSLSMGTASAMVSKIYSTDPVHAKSGMTMFYISINLGSLLAYLVAPSLIGYQFGALAVLGIVFVGKLIAIANFSYRYKIYDNVVDEADKSPMTIIAKKVVLGYLAIVYIFTVVCYHYPDYANVVVAGISILCLVIFLFRTIFFLKEDVRIKQIVGLILIIVAVVFFVIYNQMESTLVMAAKNNSDLLMFGFSVNPASYQMVNPILIIFGGMLLIRIYPLLPRFYIPYQFAVGVLLAAIGLFVMYYGFSHDNNGIISGNYITLSYILISISELFVSAIGLSMIGIYCDGKTIGFAMGAWYISASMANSITGLLNQVVALPEDGISTVESASLYQTYFFDTSISVMSIGIFVLVLAYFLIRFMKRRKIDFV from the coding sequence ATGTTAAAAGATTTAAGAACAAAACAAAGCTTTACAATTGCTGCTATAACATTTTGGGGTCAGTTTGCCACTTACAGTTTCAATGCTATTTTAATTTTGTATCTGACAAAGTCTGTACTAGATTATGGTATTGGTTTTTCTGAGAGTCATGCTTACTCATTTCAGGGTATTTATAAAGCAATGAATTATGCAATTATTATGTTTGGTGGATATATCGCGGATAGATACCTTGGTTTGAGAAGATCAATATTCTGGGGTAGTTTACTATTAGCTTTTGCATACTTAGCTGTATTTTTAAGTGGTTTCATGGTCCATGTAAGTAGTGAATTTTTTATTTTTGCATTTGCTTTGGTTCCAGTCTGTGGGTCATTATCAATGGGTACTGCATCTGCAATGGTTTCTAAAATTTATAGCACAGATCCTGTTCATGCAAAAAGTGGTATGACTATGTTTTATATATCTATTAATTTAGGTAGTTTGTTAGCATACTTAGTAGCACCCTCATTGATAGGATATCAATTTGGTGCTCTAGCTGTATTGGGTATAGTCTTTGTTGGTAAATTAATAGCTATAGCAAACTTTTCTTATAGGTATAAAATTTATGATAATGTTGTTGATGAAGCTGACAAAAGTCCGATGACGATCATAGCCAAGAAGGTCGTTTTAGGGTATTTAGCCATAGTATATATTTTTACAGTAGTTTGTTATCACTACCCGGATTATGCAAATGTTGTAGTTGCAGGTATTAGTATACTTTGCTTAGTGATATTTTTATTTAGAACAATTTTTTTCTTAAAAGAAGATGTACGGATTAAGCAAATAGTAGGTTTGATATTAATAATTGTAGCTGTAGTATTTTTTGTTATCTATAATCAGATGGAATCTACTCTTGTTATGGCCGCAAAGAATAATTCTGATCTTTTAATGTTTGGCTTTAGTGTCAATCCAGCAAGCTATCAAATGGTTAATCCAATTTTGATAATATTTGGTGGGATGCTACTTATAAGAATATATCCATTGTTACCGAGATTTTATATACCTTACCAATTTGCAGTAGGAGTTTTGTTAGCCGCTATTGGTTTATTTGTAATGTATTATGGCTTCTCTCATGATAATAATGGGATCATAAGTGGTAACTATATTACTTTATCATATATTTTGATTTCCATATCAGAGCTATTTGTAAGTGCGATTGGTCTTAGCATGATAGGTATTTATTGTGATGGTAAGACTATAGGTTTTGCTATGGGTGCATGGTATATATCTGCTTCTATGGCAAATTCTATTACAGGATTATTAAACCAAGTTGTTGCTCTTCCAGAAGATGGAATCAGCACAGTAGAGAGTGCTAGTTTGTATCAGACTTATTTTTTTGATACAAGTATTAGTGTTATGTCTATAGGAATATTTGTACTTGTACTTGCATATTTTTTGATAAGATTTATGAAAAGAAGGAAAATAGATTTTGTGTAA
- a CDS encoding ferritin, translating into MLSQKLLDALNDQFNYELESANLYLAMAGYTEDLGLGGFTNWFMAQYEEELFHAKKIMKFINDKNGRIEVKSVSAPQNHFNSLLEAFEATLEHEQEVTNRFYSLMDIALEEREHATKSFLQWFIDEQVEEEATVNDMINKIKLVKDGGLYMLDQEAAKRSFSAPDLG; encoded by the coding sequence ATGCTATCACAAAAATTATTAGATGCTCTAAATGATCAATTTAATTATGAACTTGAATCAGCTAATCTTTATCTAGCGATGGCTGGATATACTGAAGATTTAGGCCTTGGTGGTTTTACTAATTGGTTTATGGCGCAGTATGAAGAAGAGCTTTTCCATGCTAAAAAAATTATGAAATTCATAAACGACAAAAATGGTCGCATAGAAGTTAAATCTGTCTCTGCTCCTCAGAATCATTTCAACTCATTGCTTGAGGCTTTTGAAGCAACTCTTGAGCACGAGCAAGAAGTTACTAATAGATTTTATAGCTTGATGGATATAGCACTAGAAGAAAGAGAACATGCTACTAAGAGTTTCTTACAGTGGTTCATTGACGAACAGGTTGAAGAAGAAGCTACTGTTAACGATATGATAAACAAAATTAAGCTAGTTAAAGATGGTGGTTTATACATGTTGGACCAAGAAGCTGCTAAAAGAAGCTTTAGTGCTCCTGACTTAGGCTAA
- the lipA gene encoding lipoyl synthase, which yields MKEISSIKVKVESGTKYTTDHGFHAVKDGIRNKKENSVHIRKPEWLKVKKQDSKEYLKVKSITKKHKLATVCEEAKCPNINECWSHGTATIMLMGAVCTRACKFCSVDTGNPKGWLDKEEPQNTAESVKLMNLEYVVLTSVDRDDLEDGGAGHYADTITAIKKLDENIKVEALTPDFAGVKQNVDKIINTKVDVIAQNIETVERLTHPVRDPRAGYWQTLEFLRYVKEKAPSVLTKTSIMVGLGETDEEIYKTMDDARSVGVDIITLGQYMQPTKHHLSVERFVTPQQFEEYRKIGLEKGFLEVASGPMVRSSYRADRVFKRNNLDL from the coding sequence ATGAAAGAAATATCTAGTATAAAAGTGAAAGTTGAGAGTGGTACAAAATATACTACAGACCATGGTTTCCACGCTGTCAAAGATGGTATTAGAAACAAAAAAGAAAATTCTGTACATATACGCAAACCAGAATGGTTAAAGGTAAAGAAGCAAGATTCGAAAGAGTATTTGAAAGTTAAGTCTATAACCAAAAAACATAAATTAGCAACTGTTTGTGAAGAAGCAAAGTGTCCAAATATTAATGAGTGTTGGTCTCATGGAACAGCTACAATTATGCTAATGGGAGCAGTGTGTACCAGAGCATGTAAGTTTTGTTCTGTTGATACGGGTAACCCAAAAGGTTGGCTAGATAAAGAAGAACCTCAGAATACAGCAGAAAGTGTTAAACTTATGAATCTAGAGTATGTTGTATTAACATCCGTGGATCGTGATGATTTAGAGGATGGTGGAGCTGGACATTATGCTGATACAATAACAGCTATCAAGAAACTAGATGAGAATATAAAAGTTGAGGCTTTGACTCCTGATTTTGCGGGAGTTAAACAGAATGTTGATAAAATCATTAATACAAAAGTTGATGTAATAGCTCAAAATATAGAGACTGTAGAACGTTTGACGCATCCTGTACGTGATCCTAGAGCTGGATATTGGCAAACACTAGAGTTTTTGAGATATGTCAAAGAAAAAGCACCTAGTGTACTAACTAAAACTAGTATTATGGTTGGTCTTGGTGAAACCGATGAAGAAATTTATAAGACAATGGATGATGCTCGAAGTGTTGGAGTGGATATAATAACTCTTGGTCAGTATATGCAGCCGACAAAGCATCATCTAAGTGTGGAGAGGTTTGTAACTCCTCAGCAGTTTGAAGAATATCGTAAGATTGGTCTTGAAAAAGGATTTTTAGAAGTTGCCTCTGGCCCAATGGTTAGATCAAGTTATAGAGCTGATAGAGTTTTCAAAAGAAATAATCTAGATTTGTAA
- the elbB gene encoding isoprenoid biosynthesis glyoxalase ElbB, with amino-acid sequence MSKIAVVLSGCGYLDGSEIQETVLTILALEKQGVEWQGVAPNKNQKHVINHLHQNVDNRASPRNILEESARITRGNVIDIADADSDEYDAVIFPGGFGAAKNIMDFAFVGDESYQMDEDVLTFARAFYLADKPAGYICIAPLMIPLVYPEGTKATVGTDDNTSAILEKKGAEAVIMDATDICVDESVKVVSTPAYMCAKNILEASQGIDKLVEKVVSYI; translated from the coding sequence ATGTCAAAAATAGCGGTAGTGTTATCTGGTTGTGGCTATCTAGATGGTTCAGAGATACAAGAAACTGTTTTAACTATATTAGCTTTAGAAAAACAAGGTGTAGAGTGGCAGGGAGTTGCTCCTAATAAAAATCAAAAGCATGTTATTAATCATTTGCATCAAAATGTAGATAATAGGGCATCTCCGCGTAATATTTTAGAAGAGTCAGCACGAATTACTAGAGGCAATGTTATTGATATTGCAGATGCAGATAGTGATGAGTATGATGCAGTAATTTTCCCAGGTGGTTTTGGAGCTGCTAAAAATATTATGGATTTTGCATTTGTGGGTGATGAAAGCTATCAGATGGATGAAGATGTATTAACCTTTGCAAGAGCATTTTATCTAGCTGATAAGCCAGCAGGTTATATCTGTATTGCTCCTTTGATGATACCTTTAGTTTATCCAGAAGGTACAAAAGCAACCGTAGGAACAGATGATAATACATCAGCAATCTTAGAGAAAAAAGGTGCAGAAGCTGTTATTATGGATGCAACAGATATATGTGTTGATGAGTCTGTAAAAGTTGTATCAACTCCAGCGTATATGTGTGCTAAAAATATTTTAGAAGCATCTCAAGGTATTGATAAATTAGTAGAAAAAGTGGTTAGTTATATATAA
- a CDS encoding YebC/PmpR family DNA-binding transcriptional regulator: protein MAGHSKWANIKHKKAKEDAKRGKIFTKLIREITVAARLGGGDKDANPRLRAAIATAFANNMSKDTVERAILKGAGGDDGANVEEVRYEGYGPGGVAIIVDCMTDNRNRTVGEVRHAFTKSGGNLGTDGSVAYMFTKKGIISFAPGVDEDALMEVALEAGAEDIITHEDGSIDVFTAPNDFSDVQEALVEKGFESESAEVTFDAETKADMEIEVAEKVINLIDKLEDLDDVQNVYSNANFTQEIMEQLG from the coding sequence ATGGCAGGTCATAGTAAATGGGCTAATATTAAGCATAAAAAAGCTAAAGAAGATGCTAAAAGAGGAAAAATTTTCACAAAGCTTATCCGAGAAATAACAGTTGCTGCAAGATTAGGTGGGGGCGATAAAGATGCGAATCCACGTTTGAGAGCGGCTATAGCAACAGCTTTTGCAAATAATATGAGTAAAGATACTGTTGAAAGAGCTATACTAAAGGGAGCTGGTGGAGATGATGGCGCTAATGTTGAAGAAGTGCGCTATGAAGGCTACGGACCTGGTGGAGTTGCTATAATAGTAGACTGTATGACTGATAATCGTAATCGTACAGTTGGTGAGGTTCGTCATGCGTTTACAAAAAGTGGTGGTAATTTGGGCACTGATGGTTCAGTTGCGTATATGTTTACAAAAAAAGGTATCATCTCTTTTGCTCCAGGAGTTGACGAAGATGCTCTTATGGAAGTGGCCCTTGAAGCTGGTGCAGAAGATATTATTACTCATGAAGATGGAAGTATTGATGTTTTTACAGCACCTAATGACTTCTCAGATGTGCAAGAAGCATTGGTAGAAAAAGGATTTGAATCTGAAAGTGCTGAAGTAACTTTTGATGCTGAAACAAAGGCTGATATGGAAATTGAAGTGGCTGAGAAAGTTATCAATCTAATTGATAAGTTAGAAGATCTTGATGATGTGCAGAATGTATACTCTAATGCCAACTTCACTCAAGAGATTATGGAGCAATTAGGCTAA
- the ruvC gene encoding crossover junction endodeoxyribonuclease RuvC, whose protein sequence is MVILGIDPGSRITGFGVIKIQDNKVYYVASGCIRITETGTAKRLKQIADGITEVINIYAPDESAIEQIFMFQNPGAALKLGQARGVAMCTLAINNLEVSEYSAKQVKQAVVGTGGAAKSQVQHMIQSILGLSKKPQEDAADALAIAICHYHSSKSLARIAGASRVVHKRIK, encoded by the coding sequence ATGGTAATCCTAGGAATAGATCCTGGTTCAAGAATAACAGGCTTTGGAGTTATAAAGATACAAGATAACAAAGTATACTATGTGGCAAGTGGCTGCATTCGTATTACGGAAACTGGTACTGCTAAAAGGCTCAAACAAATCGCCGATGGCATCACAGAAGTTATAAACATTTATGCTCCAGATGAATCTGCTATTGAGCAGATATTCATGTTTCAAAATCCTGGTGCAGCACTTAAGCTTGGACAAGCTCGAGGTGTAGCAATGTGTACTCTTGCTATTAATAACCTTGAAGTATCAGAATACTCAGCTAAGCAAGTTAAACAAGCCGTAGTTGGAACAGGTGGCGCAGCTAAGTCTCAAGTCCAACATATGATACAGTCAATATTAGGCTTAAGTAAAAAGCCACAAGAAGATGCAGCAGATGCTTTAGCTATAGCAATATGTCACTATCATAGTAGTAAATCTCTAGCTAGAATCGCTGGAGCTAGTCGAGTTGTACATAAAAGAATCAAATAG
- a CDS encoding MerR family transcriptional regulator, whose amino-acid sequence MQWYTKEISKLTNVSVKTLHHYDSLGLIVPVRNINGYRIYTEKDLLKLQNIIVLKSFGFNLKQIKQILDKKLDIKESFLLQLKTLKKQKDQLEELITILSKFTEQDDFKPFDISNIFNMIKESNMLEVYENSLEEVLNDLEKQQYNQLKQEKKITEEAFNKRWKTLCEEISLNLDEDPFGEYGIKMGEKIHAAVYNLYGRRYAGLKHTVWNKGFMTGKLESSIVTEKVINWIDKAMQAYFSVRLKSIFIGLETKQDSLVAEQFGQLLDEMFGNEDSLKLNFFEQMFNHKEVPEKTKKWVKQNQKIFL is encoded by the coding sequence ATGCAGTGGTATACAAAAGAAATTAGCAAATTGACAAATGTATCTGTCAAAACTTTACATCATTATGATAGCTTAGGCTTGATAGTTCCTGTACGTAATATAAATGGTTATAGGATTTATACTGAAAAAGATCTGTTGAAACTTCAAAACATAATAGTTCTAAAATCATTTGGTTTTAATTTGAAGCAAATAAAACAGATTTTAGATAAGAAGTTAGATATTAAAGAGAGTTTTTTACTGCAATTAAAGACCTTGAAAAAGCAAAAAGATCAGCTTGAAGAGTTAATAACTATACTTTCTAAATTTACAGAGCAAGATGATTTTAAACCTTTTGATATAAGTAATATATTTAATATGATTAAGGAGTCTAATATGTTAGAGGTTTATGAAAACTCTCTTGAAGAGGTTTTAAATGATCTAGAAAAACAACAATATAATCAGTTAAAGCAAGAGAAAAAAATAACAGAAGAGGCTTTCAACAAAAGATGGAAAACTCTTTGCGAAGAAATTAGTCTAAATTTAGATGAAGATCCTTTTGGTGAGTATGGTATTAAGATGGGTGAGAAAATTCATGCAGCTGTTTATAATCTTTATGGTAGGAGGTATGCGGGCTTAAAACATACTGTATGGAATAAAGGTTTTATGACTGGGAAACTTGAAAGCAGTATAGTTACTGAGAAAGTCATTAATTGGATAGATAAAGCTATGCAAGCTTACTTTTCAGTTAGATTAAAAAGCATATTTATTGGTCTGGAGACTAAACAAGATAGTCTTGTAGCAGAGCAGTTTGGACAGCTATTAGATGAAATGTTTGGCAATGAAGATAGTTTAAAACTAAACTTTTTTGAACAAATGTTTAATCATAAGGAAGTACCTGAAAAAACCAAAAAATGGGTCAAGCAAAATCAAAAGATCTTTTTATAG